One Eretmochelys imbricata isolate rEreImb1 chromosome 9, rEreImb1.hap1, whole genome shotgun sequence genomic window, CAAAGCAGAAGGCAtgtggggtgggttttttcccaGGGTCAAGTATCCGATAGGCGTAGGCAGGAATCACAAGACTCCGAGCCTCATTGAGCAACTGTAAACCGTGGCCTGGTCCCACTGCAAAGGTGGCCCAGTCCTTGTGTGCTGTGCCAATGACAGTCTCAGTGAGATCCTTCGCAGGGCTCCAGGAGCATCCATTATCAGTGCTGGTGACCTGGCACAGATGGACCAAGTTGGTCTTTGTCTTGATCTGGTAGTTTTCAGAGACCTTTCCTGGGACAGCTATAAAGAACAGAATGAGGTTCCCAGTGACTTCATCGTACACAGGACATGGGTTCATGGAACGGTGGCCCTCCAGCTGCGCATTGACAATGGTCTCCATTTTATTCCACTGCCATGTGGGAATGCAAAGAgggacaaggggaaaaaataaatcagtgttaCAGAGGAAGGATCCTTGTATAAAAGATACAGGCAGGAAACAAGAGGTGGAAGAAGAaaatctagtggttagagcaagaaaCTGGAAGTCAATGGTTTATGCCCCAGcgctgccactgacctgctgtgttaTTCAGAAAGCTAAATAACGAGACTGGTTTTCACAGGTGCCAAGCACCTAGAGATCGCACTGAAGTCATTGAGATGCCTGAATATGGAGTCAGGTACCTAGCTTTTGTCATCCATGTTTGAAAACTTTGACTTAGCGACTTGCCTGAAGAGACACAGCAagtcagaagcagagctggggtACAGATCCCACAAGTCCCAATTCCCTCGgtcttttgtttatatttaataGCACACAGCATGGCCATAGAATcacagggctagaagggaccgcaagggtcatctagtctttGTACTAGTTGCACTGCAACTAGAAGATGATTCCCAAGTACAGCCACTGATTGATCATTTTTAGCCTTTGTCTTTACCTGGCATATTTAACCAATATTTTCCTTTGTGgggtttgtatatttttattttaataaacctCAGCGTGCAGACAGAAATCACCAAATCTCTTTCTGACCAGCTGAACTCTATCTAACTGAATTATTGTGGGGTTACATGTGTCATTATTActgaatatatatataactgTAGTGCTCTGAGACCCCACTAGTGATAGGCAGAGACAGGGTCTtggtcctgaagagcttacaatctaagacagTGGATTTCAACCTCTGATCTGTGAACCCCTGTGGGTCCGCAGCCTATGggtaagatttccaaaagggctgcacctccatttgaaattttttaagggTCCGCAAATGAAGAAAGGTTGAAGACCACTGATCTAAGACAACAAGCCACATCTGAAGGACCAGAGGAGAGGGATATACTGACGGCAGACAGATactgtattttaatatatttgcaGCTGTTAGAAGTTATTACAAATGGATCGAGCATCAACTGCCCCCAGCTTGCCACCAGCCTAGCTGTCATTAACAGGTGAATTATTAAGTTAGCCAATACACTTTGATGGGCTACACACATGAACCAGTTCCCATATGCACATCCCATACACACTTTTGTGTGGTGTAGCGATTTTTGACTATTTGTAAGCTAGATATTTGTTTTACCAGAATGAAAAGTTATTTACCTCCTGTTTTCACCACCTCCCACCAGGCTTACCCCTCAGCCCGCCTCTCTCTGTCTTGTGTCTCTGGATccactccagcagcccctctgttCCTGTCTCTCTCTAGCTGGCTCCCTGAACCACAGTGGATATCCCAAGGTGCACCAGCAAGCCTATTACACCCTCATTTCTCTGGTTCCCTGTCCTGGCCCCGCACCCAGTGTACTGCCCCCCGAGTAAGTGAACCAAAGCCAAAGCAGCTTTAATGAAATGTGCATTACCTGAACACGGTGGGTAGTCCCATCGTATGTGCCTCTGCGCATTGCTATCAGCTTGGCGTGttcatccacctcatcctccCGCTCCTCGGCGAATGCCAGGATGGTGCAGGACTGCGGCACATAGAGCAGGGCTGGGATTCGATAGCTCCAGAATCCCTTTCGGAACAACGTCTCTTCTtgtaggacaggaagtgaagccaTCAGGCTGTGGGAACGGGGAGAAACGTGTCATGGTTTGATCTACCTATCACACAGCATGAGAGACAGACAGTGACGGCTTGCCAGTCCAGCCCTCTCCCCGGCAGACAGAGGACCCATGAAATGCACTTTCTGCAACCCTATTTGGCTTTTTCTCTTTCACCTGGCTCTCTGTACAAACCACTTCATATAATCCTAGCCACGCCACTGACAGTACAGTGCAGGCTCAGCCCAGGGCCTGGCTGATTTTAATAGAATGGAATAAAATAAGcacattaaataaattaattaaaatgtgcccagaaaataaaaacaaaccctttTAGTTAATGAAATTCAAAGGCTGCCTTTGTTCAAATTAGAGGACTGGTGGGAATGAAACATTACAATATTTTCCCCAAAGAGTTATTGTGGTTTTTCACTATGTTTCCAAAAGCCAACATAGAAACAGGGTCGGTTCTTTTCCAGACAGCACCTCGATATGTCCCAGAAGCCAAAGACAGCCCCTCCCCAAACATGAGCTCTTTGAACCCTACAAAGCTGACTGCATCCCAGACTGACCCTGGTACCAGTCTTGTATCACGTGAGGCTGGCAGGGGGTGAGAGTACTATACGGGAAGTGGGTACTTAGTGTAATTCAACAGCAGACTGAAAAGCAATACTGCTGGGTGCCAAAGGACATCCCATTCAGTGCTTGTCAGCAAGAGGGTCAGCTAGCTGCATCCCAGGACTTAGGAGTGCGAggtgcaggagctgctgctggagaacTAGAGGGTGGGGATCACTTGGGAGCAGGATCTTCATGTTTCTAATAGGGATGTAGAAGACCAGGGATGTGGAAAACCAATCAGTGCTCTCCGGAACATATGAGCCAAGACTCAGGGACCTGGGAGACTTTACTgaatttaatttgaaaacaaaaccccGAGTGATAGGTCTGTGGAGTCACTGTTGTGGAACAATGGGTCATGCGGTTTTCTGGCCATAGTAGGGGCCTAGCCAGAAAAAGCAAAGGACACTCGACTAATGCAAGCAACAAGTGAATGATCAGAATAGTAAATAATGGGTTTGTCGCCATGACTCTGCACTTGAGAATGCCAtgatggggcaggggagcagaggtATTGTATCACTTATTTGATGGGAGGGCTGGCAAGAGAAGAGAACAAAAAGGGATGCAGGGGAAGATGGTTGTGCATCACAAGCTCGGAGTTCAGCCTCTGTAGGGTCTATGGGCCGGTTTTGTGCAGCTCTGCTCCATGTAACCTTGCAACAAAATGAACATCCCTGATTCTTCTCCCCCTTGCCCTGCCTTGGTgcaaatccactgacttcagcggagtTAATTCTGCAtagaggagaaccaggcccatggGCTCTGAAGCAGTGTGTGGGCGGAGTGGCAGGAAGCAGGAGACAGTACACTGAGGAAGGGATTCAAAGTGCCTCCTACTTGAGTGGGTTCTTGCAACACTCTCAATGAGGGAGCGTCATATCCACTCATACACACATCTTTGAAAGTGCTACTGGTGCTACTATTCCCATGCAGGACCCATACCCCTTCTGAGGAGACCTTGCTCTTCTGGTAGTTTGTGTAGGTACAATGGAGTTCTCTGATGAGGCTGCAGAACCAGAGAGAGAACTTCGTCCACCAGGAGAGTAATCTGGACACCAGTCTGAGTTTTTCTGCTCTACAAGAGAAAAGAAGATGCATTTAGCAGCTTGTCTAACTGGGCAGCTTTTACTGACCGTCATTACAGTGGTGAGACTATCAATAACGCACCAAGTGTATTTACTCAGTAAGCTTTATCCCCCACTTTGCACTACATAGGCCCATTTTATCATCACTTGAAGGGGAAGTGCTGATCGTGAGCCACAGTGCTACAGGAGATATAAACAAAGAATATGTGTGTATTTTCACACCCTGAAAACACTGAGAATTTTGAACAAGCACTGCTAGGCAGAAATTGTTTGGACTGTATTGTATTTATCTAAGACCAGTTGTGCCTTTTGCAGAGCTAccttgcaagccacagaatcACAGTCAATCCAGACCAATGACAGTGAAGAGAGAAGTCTATTCCAGAGAGGCAAATCCTGTTCCACACTTCTGAAGTGCAGGGGACCC contains:
- the NEU2 gene encoding sialidase-2 produces the protein MASLPVLQEETLFRKGFWSYRIPALLYVPQSCTILAFAEEREDEVDEHAKLIAMRRGTYDGTTHRVQWNKMETIVNAQLEGHRSMNPCPVYDEVTGNLILFFIAVPGKVSENYQIKTKTNLVHLCQVTSTDNGCSWSPAKDLTETVIGTAHKDWATFAVGPGHGLQLLNEARSLVIPAYAYRILDPGKKPTPHAFCFVSSDHGKTWAMGNFVAKESALECQVAEVHSQGERVLYCNARSSQGARVQAVSYNHGMGFDGGQRIEKLVEPPHGCHGSVTGFPSPANMKSECQDSWVLYSHPTDPARRRNLGVYLNKCPLDPACWTRPTLIFKGLCAYSDLQHMGQGPDGFPLFCCLFEFGTSSQYKEIVFLMFTLKQAFPSEC